One Xenopus tropicalis strain Nigerian chromosome 8, UCB_Xtro_10.0, whole genome shotgun sequence genomic window carries:
- the LOC116406982 gene encoding lysine-specific demethylase 5A-like isoform X2 has translation MQIQPPKDWQPPFACDVKSFCFTPRVQRLNELEAMTRVKLDFLDQLGKFWELQGSALRIPVVDGKLLDVYALSKLQVVSSEGGFEVVTKEKKWSQVGNRMGYQPGKGTGSLLKLHYDRILYPYELFQSGVSLMERNAPRIF, from the exons ATGCAAATCCAACCTCCCAAG GACTGGCAGCCGCCCTTTGCCTGCGATGTCAAAAGCTTCTGCTTCACCCCTCGGGTACAGCGCCTCAACGAACTAGAG GCAATGACCCGTGTCAAACTCGACTTCTTGGATCAGCTGGGAAAATTTTGGGAGCTGCAAGGGTCCGCGCTCAGAATTCCAGTGGTGGATGGCAAGCTGTTGGATGTGTATGCACTGAGCAAG CTCCAGGTGGTTTCCAGTGAGGGGGGCTTTGAGGTTGTCACTAAAGAGAAGAAATGGTCTCAGGTGGGCAATCGGATGGGATACCAGCCAGGCAAAGGCACAGGCTCTCTTCTGAAGTTGCACTATGACCGAATCCTCTACCCCTACGAGCTGTTCCAGTCTGGCGTCAGCCTGATGGAAAGAAATGCACCTAGAATATTCTAG
- the LOC116406982 gene encoding lysine-specific demethylase 5A-like isoform X3 — MQIQPPKDWQPPFACDVKSFCFTPRVQRLNELEAMTRVKLDFLDQLGKFWELQGSALRIPVVDGKLLDVYALSKVVSSEGGFEVVTKEKKWSQVGNRMGYQPGKGTGSLLKLHYDRILYPYELFQSGVSLMERNAPRIF; from the exons ATGCAAATCCAACCTCCCAAG GACTGGCAGCCGCCCTTTGCCTGCGATGTCAAAAGCTTCTGCTTCACCCCTCGGGTACAGCGCCTCAACGAACTAGAG GCAATGACCCGTGTCAAACTCGACTTCTTGGATCAGCTGGGAAAATTTTGGGAGCTGCAAGGGTCCGCGCTCAGAATTCCAGTGGTGGATGGCAAGCTGTTGGATGTGTATGCACTGAGCAAG GTGGTTTCCAGTGAGGGGGGCTTTGAGGTTGTCACTAAAGAGAAGAAATGGTCTCAGGTGGGCAATCGGATGGGATACCAGCCAGGCAAAGGCACAGGCTCTCTTCTGAAGTTGCACTATGACCGAATCCTCTACCCCTACGAGCTGTTCCAGTCTGGCGTCAGCCTGATGGAAAGAAATGCACCTAGAATATTCTAG
- the LOC116406982 gene encoding uncharacterized protein LOC116406982 isoform X1 produces MGGSLSIESDNPVFPTSPCNRGRDAPPQGDETIQPTKLGEETPGGWKEQALLIPCKVCGHDARAKLCTEHQQNLISRSCTERLGAPISHYKVASGLYGPRNDTDWSLEFTFYTHLRINTCLEWPPTSNLCPLRNARCSSPAGRNSLIP; encoded by the exons ATGGGGGGCAGCCTGAGCATTGAAAgcgataaccctgtatttccaacTTCCCCGTGCAACAGGGGGAGAGACGCACCCCCCCAGGGTGATGAGACGATACAGCCAACTAAGTTGGGTGAGGAGACCCCCGGTGGCTGGAAGGAACAAGCTCTACTCATACCCTGCAAG GTTTGTGGCCACGATGCAAGGGCCAAGCTATGCACGGAACATCAACAGAACCTCATCTCCCGGAGCTGCACGGAAAGGCTGGG GGCCCCAATTTCACATTACAAAGTTGCATCAGGACTTTATGGACCTAGGAATGATACGGACTGGAGCCTGgaatttact TTCTATACCCACCTGAGGATAAACACTTGTTTGGAATGGCCGCCTACATCGAATTTGTGCCCCCTCCGGAATGCCCGGTGTTCGAGCCCAGCTGGGAGGAATTCTCTGATCCCCTGA